From a region of the Caldilineales bacterium genome:
- a CDS encoding L-fucose isomerase, which produces MTNSDLFVNPPRNRLVGDLPKIGIRPTIDGRLGGVRESLEAQTMNQARAVAELLTANLRHASGQPVECVIADSTIGRVAESAACAEKFRREGVGLTLTVTPCWCYGAETMDMDPFMPKAVWGFNGTERPGAVYLAAVLAGHTQKGLPAFSIYGHDVQDSSDSSIPPDVAEKLLAFARAGLAVATVRGKSYLSIGGTSMGIAGSIVEPALLEAYLGMRSEAIDMSEFTRRIEEGIFDPAEYVQALAWTKANCKEGKDYNPPEKQHSRAKQDWAWETSVKMALIARDLMTGNPRLAELGFGEEALGHNAIAAGFQGQRQWTDHFPNGDFMEAILNSSFDWTGIRQPYILATENDALNGLCMLFGHLLSGSAQIFADVRTYWSPAAVKRVAGYELAGRTAGGILHLINSGPAALDGTGEQTIAGQPAMKPWWQITPDEARACLDATSWHTSMVEYFRGGGWSTKFKTRGNMPVTMCRLNLVKGLGPALQIAEGWTVELPPEVHFILDERTNPTWPTTWFAPTLTGQGAFTDVYNVMYNWGANHGAFGYGHYGADLITLASMLRIPVYMHNVAEEKVFRPSAWNAFGAADREAADFRACANFGPLYGKY; this is translated from the coding sequence ATGACAAATAGCGATCTTTTCGTCAATCCACCCCGCAACCGGCTTGTCGGCGATTTACCCAAGATCGGCATCCGCCCAACCATCGATGGCCGGCTGGGCGGGGTGCGCGAATCGCTGGAAGCGCAGACGATGAACCAGGCGCGAGCCGTGGCCGAGCTGCTGACCGCCAACCTGCGCCATGCCAGCGGCCAGCCGGTCGAATGCGTCATCGCCGACAGCACCATCGGCCGCGTGGCCGAGTCGGCCGCCTGCGCCGAGAAGTTCCGCCGCGAGGGTGTGGGCCTGACCCTCACGGTCACGCCGTGCTGGTGCTACGGCGCCGAAACCATGGACATGGACCCCTTCATGCCCAAAGCGGTGTGGGGCTTCAACGGCACCGAGCGGCCGGGGGCGGTTTATCTGGCGGCGGTGCTGGCCGGGCACACCCAAAAAGGCCTGCCGGCCTTCAGCATCTACGGCCACGACGTGCAGGATTCGAGCGACAGCTCCATCCCCCCCGATGTGGCCGAAAAACTGCTGGCCTTCGCCCGCGCCGGCCTGGCCGTGGCCACGGTGCGCGGTAAATCGTATCTATCGATCGGCGGCACATCGATGGGCATCGCCGGCTCCATCGTCGAGCCGGCCCTGTTAGAGGCCTACCTGGGCATGCGCTCCGAAGCCATCGACATGAGCGAGTTCACGCGGCGCATCGAAGAGGGCATCTTCGACCCCGCCGAGTACGTGCAGGCGTTGGCCTGGACGAAGGCCAACTGCAAAGAAGGCAAAGACTACAATCCGCCCGAAAAGCAGCACAGCCGGGCGAAGCAGGACTGGGCCTGGGAAACGTCGGTGAAGATGGCGCTGATCGCCCGCGACCTCATGACCGGCAACCCCCGCCTGGCCGAACTGGGATTTGGCGAGGAGGCGTTGGGACACAACGCCATCGCCGCCGGTTTCCAGGGTCAGCGCCAGTGGACCGACCACTTCCCCAACGGCGACTTCATGGAGGCCATTCTCAATTCGTCGTTCGACTGGACGGGCATCCGCCAACCCTATATCCTGGCCACCGAAAACGACGCTCTCAACGGCCTGTGCATGTTGTTCGGCCACCTGCTCTCCGGCTCGGCCCAGATCTTCGCCGATGTGCGCACGTACTGGAGTCCGGCGGCGGTGAAGCGGGTGGCGGGGTATGAGTTGGCAGGCCGGACCGCGGGCGGCATCCTGCACTTGATCAATTCCGGCCCGGCGGCGCTGGACGGGACAGGAGAGCAAACCATCGCCGGCCAGCCGGCCATGAAGCCGTGGTGGCAGATCACGCCCGATGAGGCCCGCGCCTGCCTGGATGCCACCAGTTGGCACACCAGCATGGTCGAGTATTTCCGGGGCGGCGGCTGGTCGACCAAGTTCAAGACGCGCGGGAACATGCCGGTGACGATGTGCCGCCTCAACCTGGTCAAGGGGCTAGGCCCGGCCTTGCAGATCGCCGAGGGCTGGACGGTGGAGTTGCCGCCGGAGGTGCATTTCATCCTGGACGAGCGCACCAATCCCACCTGGCCTACGACCTGGTTTGCGCCCACCCTCACCGGCCAGGGCGCCTTCACCGATGTTTACAACGTCATGTACAACTGGGGCGCCAATCACGGCGCCTTCGGCTACGGCCATTACGGCGCCGACCTGATCACGCTGGCCAGCATGTTGCGCATCCCGGTGTACATGCACAACGTGGCCGAGGAGAAGGTCTTCCGGCCCAGCGCCTGGAACGCCTTCGGCGCCGCCGACCGCGAAGCCGCCGATTTCCGGGCCTGCGCCAATTTCGGGCCGTTGTATGGGAAGTATTGA